In Acaryochloris marina S15, a single genomic region encodes these proteins:
- the proC gene encoding pyrroline-5-carboxylate reductase: protein MSQFCDQLGIIGGGVMAEAILSRLLSQEICSPEQVQVSDVSKERLEDLISAYQIQGFTDNNAVASNSQVLLLAIKPQIFAKVAAPLASSIPADCLVLSILAGVTLAALEKAFPGSPVIRVMPNTPATVGAGMAAIAAGNHANQTHLDLAHQFFSAVGQAVTVPESLMDAVTGLSGSGPAYVALVLEALTDGGVSVGLPRPIAAQLALQTLLGTAKLVDETGLHPAQLKDQVTSPGGTTIAGVAALEQAGLRSAFIKAVQAAYHRSCELGQG, encoded by the coding sequence GTGAGTCAGTTTTGCGATCAGCTTGGCATCATTGGCGGTGGTGTGATGGCTGAGGCTATCTTGTCACGACTGCTTTCCCAAGAAATCTGTTCGCCAGAGCAGGTTCAGGTTAGTGATGTCTCCAAAGAACGATTAGAGGATCTGATATCGGCCTATCAGATCCAAGGGTTTACAGATAACAATGCGGTTGCCTCCAACTCTCAAGTACTGCTGTTGGCGATTAAGCCCCAAATATTTGCAAAGGTAGCAGCTCCCCTCGCATCGTCTATCCCCGCTGACTGTCTGGTCCTTTCTATTTTGGCGGGGGTCACTTTAGCGGCGTTAGAGAAAGCTTTTCCTGGATCCCCTGTGATTCGAGTAATGCCAAACACCCCAGCTACTGTTGGTGCTGGCATGGCTGCGATCGCAGCTGGTAACCATGCGAATCAAACGCATCTAGATCTCGCTCATCAGTTTTTTAGCGCCGTTGGTCAGGCGGTTACTGTACCTGAATCATTAATGGATGCCGTTACGGGATTATCGGGATCGGGGCCAGCTTATGTCGCCTTGGTTCTGGAAGCCCTTACTGATGGTGGCGTTTCAGTGGGTTTGCCTCGCCCCATTGCAGCTCAATTAGCCCTGCAGACCCTGTTAGGCACTGCCAAATTAGTGGATGAAACGGGACTGCACCCAGCTCAACTCAAGGATCAGGTCACGAGTCCGGGCGGTACCACTATTGCTGGAGTGGCGGCACTAGAGCAAGCTGGACTTCGTTCAGCCTTTATCAAGGCCGTTCAGGCCGCTTACCATCGTTCCTGTGAACTTGGCCAAGGCTAG
- a CDS encoding murein hydrolase activator EnvC, which translates to MILGISLAIFLFTRGGYPTLAQNSSDLNDLQERRIQVEQQKSKVTKQRQQIENLEGAAKRRLGGLERNIQVTEGQIKENEDKLQQANEKLQKIEADLTKAETAYKEKQGNTIARLRVLQRQRDSSTWIALLQSKSIEDLLDRRYQLQLVYKSDRTSLLALKNEKEKINDKKLLAEIQKNQISLLSEQLLYQKANFKAQASVQNQLVTRLKTDRRALQAAEQQLSQDANNISKVIAQRIAEQQVAFRSNTPGYQRILGTGQMVRPVVGPITSNFGYRSHPIFGRGRFHAGTDFGAPTGAPIFAADSGTVIVAEWYGGYGNAVIIDHGNGLTTLYGHCSELYVTVGQGVQRGQTVAAIGSTGLSTGPHLHFEVRQQGEPVEPLAYL; encoded by the coding sequence GTGATCTTGGGCATAAGCCTCGCGATATTTCTCTTCACCCGTGGCGGGTACCCGACCTTAGCCCAAAATTCGTCCGATCTAAATGATCTACAGGAGCGCCGAATACAAGTTGAACAACAGAAGTCGAAGGTCACAAAACAACGGCAGCAAATTGAGAATCTAGAAGGGGCAGCCAAAAGACGATTAGGCGGACTAGAGCGTAATATTCAGGTTACGGAAGGTCAAATCAAAGAGAACGAAGACAAGCTGCAGCAGGCTAACGAAAAGCTGCAGAAAATAGAAGCGGATTTGACCAAAGCTGAGACGGCCTATAAGGAGAAGCAGGGTAATACCATTGCTCGTCTCCGGGTGTTACAACGACAGCGAGACTCCAGCACTTGGATTGCTTTACTCCAGAGCAAATCCATAGAAGACTTATTAGATCGTCGCTATCAACTGCAACTCGTTTATAAATCCGATCGCACGTCGCTACTGGCCCTCAAAAATGAAAAAGAAAAGATTAACGACAAAAAGCTGTTAGCAGAAATCCAGAAAAACCAAATTTCCCTGTTATCAGAACAGCTCCTTTATCAAAAAGCCAATTTCAAAGCTCAGGCCTCCGTCCAAAATCAATTGGTAACCCGGTTAAAAACTGATCGGCGAGCCTTACAGGCGGCTGAGCAACAATTATCCCAAGATGCCAACAATATTTCTAAGGTAATTGCCCAACGCATCGCTGAACAACAAGTGGCTTTCCGCTCTAATACACCGGGCTATCAGCGTATTTTAGGGACGGGACAAATGGTTAGACCTGTAGTGGGTCCCATTACCAGTAATTTTGGCTATCGATCTCATCCAATTTTTGGAAGGGGACGATTTCATGCGGGAACAGACTTTGGCGCGCCAACCGGGGCACCCATTTTTGCCGCTGACAGCGGCACCGTCATTGTGGCTGAATGGTATGGCGGCTATGGGAATGCGGTTATTATCGACCATGGCAACGGCTTAACCACCCTCTACGGCCACTGCAGTGAACTGTATGTAACGGTAGGGCAAGGCGTACAGCGAGGCCAAACCGTCGCCGCCATCGGTTCAACGGGCTTATCTACTGGCCCCCACCTCCACTTTGAAGTCCGACAACAGGGTGAACCCGTGGAGCCATTGGCCTATTTGTAG
- a CDS encoding DUF1815 family protein gives MFVRLANQHREFVRDLVMNLQALAIVLERRGYVASCYTCGGQMNSASFMVSLGENHLIRFLVSDYGITWTEMRDDRELMKLEGAEAISQLQELANLIKYEQPAQSPSSVLAES, from the coding sequence GTGTTTGTCCGGTTAGCCAATCAACACCGTGAATTTGTTCGAGACTTAGTCATGAACCTTCAGGCCCTAGCCATTGTGCTAGAGCGCCGAGGATACGTGGCATCTTGCTATACCTGCGGTGGCCAAATGAACAGCGCCTCCTTCATGGTGAGTTTAGGAGAGAACCATCTAATTCGGTTTTTAGTGTCCGATTATGGAATCACCTGGACCGAAATGCGCGATGATCGCGAACTCATGAAGTTGGAAGGGGCTGAAGCCATTAGCCAACTGCAAGAATTAGCCAACTTAATCAAGTATGAACAGCCTGCTCAGAGTCCATCTTCTGTGCTGGCCGAGTCATAA
- a CDS encoding TM0106 family RecB-like putative nuclease: MLLTAQLLLSYQRCHRQAYLDVFEDKTQKSAPSDFLNKLRQDRIEHQQNFFARQPWVQPDYPRYDWQAGAQATLALMQAGTPYIRRGVLWMDQGNGVAYQSIPDLLTKIEGTSNFGDWQYVPTDIRLSKRPKLEYQILATFHAHLLASVQGVWPEESYLYLRERGLYAVNLTINQPKLDLLLPELIKIIQTQQEPEVFIVSNRCSLCGWLPHCYQIAQQDQHLSLLPGVTPSRYPILQAHNLASVEDLAFANPTQLAEVTGFGREVANKLICQAQAFAKQAPVIFAASEVSAIAAQISPAPIELYFDIEAEPSLNLAYLHGVLVVDRENQTETFYPLLADQPHQEEQVWQQFLDLVLAYPHAPIYHFCAYEVQTVERLAALYGSPDTIIQPLLERFIDLHAHVTHTVVLPVESYTLKLIARWLGFQWRNSEANGAQSIYWYSEWLSTSNRDFLDTIVEYNEDDCQATYHIKNWLADFLASELAAPALQSP, from the coding sequence ATGCTGCTGACCGCCCAATTACTACTGAGTTACCAACGTTGTCATCGACAAGCATATCTGGATGTCTTTGAAGACAAAACTCAAAAATCTGCTCCCAGCGACTTTCTAAACAAACTTCGGCAGGATCGCATTGAGCATCAACAGAACTTTTTTGCTCGTCAACCCTGGGTCCAACCTGACTATCCCAGATACGACTGGCAAGCAGGAGCCCAAGCCACGTTAGCGCTAATGCAAGCTGGCACTCCCTATATTCGGCGAGGTGTTCTATGGATGGATCAAGGCAACGGTGTTGCCTATCAGAGCATTCCCGATCTCCTTACTAAAATAGAGGGAACCTCTAACTTTGGAGATTGGCAATATGTGCCAACGGATATTCGCTTGAGTAAGCGTCCCAAGTTGGAATATCAAATTTTGGCAACATTCCATGCTCACCTGTTGGCGAGTGTACAAGGGGTCTGGCCAGAGGAGTCTTATCTGTATCTGCGGGAACGAGGGCTCTATGCCGTTAACCTGACGATCAACCAGCCAAAGCTAGATTTATTACTCCCTGAACTCATCAAGATTATCCAGACGCAACAAGAACCAGAAGTTTTTATTGTCAGTAATCGATGCAGCTTGTGTGGATGGCTACCCCATTGCTATCAAATTGCTCAACAAGATCAACATTTATCCCTTTTGCCAGGGGTAACCCCCAGTCGCTACCCCATTCTCCAAGCTCATAATTTAGCGAGTGTGGAAGACTTAGCGTTTGCCAATCCCACCCAATTAGCTGAGGTCACGGGATTTGGTCGAGAGGTTGCCAACAAACTGATTTGCCAGGCTCAGGCGTTTGCCAAGCAAGCTCCTGTGATTTTCGCTGCCAGTGAGGTAAGCGCAATAGCCGCCCAAATTTCCCCTGCTCCCATCGAACTCTATTTCGATATCGAAGCAGAACCCAGCCTTAATTTGGCCTACCTACATGGGGTACTGGTTGTAGATCGAGAAAACCAGACCGAAACCTTTTATCCCCTTTTAGCCGATCAACCTCACCAGGAAGAGCAGGTGTGGCAGCAATTCTTAGATTTAGTGCTGGCCTATCCCCATGCACCGATTTACCATTTTTGTGCCTACGAAGTACAAACCGTTGAGCGCTTAGCGGCCCTATATGGTAGCCCCGATACAATTATCCAGCCTTTACTAGAGCGGTTTATCGACTTACATGCCCATGTGACCCACACGGTTGTGCTCCCAGTAGAAAGCTATACCCTGAAACTAATCGCTCGATGGCTAGGGTTTCAATGGCGAAATAGCGAAGCAAATGGAGCGCAGTCCATCTATTGGTATAGCGAATGGCTCTCTACTAGCAATCGTGATTTCCTCGATACGATTGTTGAGTATAACGAGGATGATTGCCAAGCCACCTATCACATCAAAAATTGGCTGGCTGATTTTTTGGCTTCCGAGTTGGCTGCTCCTGCTTTACAGTCTCCATAG
- a CDS encoding CO2 hydration protein, protein MVSTPQIEPSKHQMAEFIHRLEAGEALLRDSPEHVLEVVGILKSYGVILDAYSNNLIYIADHQFLVLFPLFKYFNGEINPGKVLKFLWHDRINYEYAEYCMKGMFWHGGGGLDTYLDSPEFMAAIKPAIKAKFKLNPVMLGLDRAFPDFLPEQIRQMAYYSGLGQFWRVMSDMFITLSDRYDAGEIKTIPDVVDHILQGLVADASRPITYTVKIGGKDYDILPKSANLTFLMDTAVPYVEAIFFRGTPFSGTISYNAQAYQIPMFQSDFAYGALYADPLPIGSSGIPPTLLMQDMRHYLPDYLIEVYRKTLRKEEDLKIQICETFQKSMFCVTTAALQGLAPHSLTTDDLEEQKANRKYLEGWMNRFTKSRIRQANA, encoded by the coding sequence ATGGTAAGCACGCCTCAAATAGAGCCCTCTAAACACCAAATGGCAGAGTTCATTCATCGCTTGGAAGCGGGAGAAGCACTGCTAAGAGATTCCCCAGAACATGTCTTAGAAGTGGTGGGAATTCTGAAAAGCTATGGGGTTATTTTGGATGCCTATTCCAATAATCTGATATATATTGCCGATCACCAATTCTTAGTTCTTTTTCCGCTGTTTAAATATTTTAATGGTGAGATCAATCCAGGTAAGGTTTTGAAATTTCTCTGGCATGACCGGATTAATTATGAATATGCCGAATATTGCATGAAAGGTATGTTCTGGCATGGTGGGGGAGGGTTAGACACATACCTGGACTCCCCAGAGTTTATGGCAGCGATTAAACCTGCAATTAAGGCCAAATTCAAACTCAATCCAGTAATGTTGGGATTAGATCGTGCTTTTCCTGACTTTCTGCCCGAACAAATCCGACAGATGGCTTACTATAGCGGGTTAGGACAGTTTTGGCGGGTCATGAGTGATATGTTTATCACTCTCTCTGATCGCTACGATGCGGGTGAAATCAAAACGATTCCCGACGTTGTTGATCATATTTTGCAAGGTTTAGTGGCAGACGCGAGTCGCCCCATCACATATACGGTCAAAATTGGCGGTAAAGACTATGACATTCTTCCCAAGTCTGCCAATCTAACTTTCCTAATGGATACAGCCGTTCCCTATGTTGAGGCAATCTTTTTCAGAGGTACTCCGTTCTCTGGAACGATTTCTTACAATGCCCAGGCCTATCAAATCCCCATGTTCCAGAGTGATTTTGCCTATGGCGCTCTCTATGCGGATCCGCTTCCGATTGGTAGCTCGGGTATTCCCCCGACACTGTTGATGCAAGATATGCGCCACTATTTACCTGACTACCTAATCGAGGTTTATCGCAAAACCTTGCGCAAGGAGGAAGACCTTAAAATTCAAATTTGTGAGACATTCCAAAAATCAATGTTTTGCGTGACAACGGCTGCTCTTCAGGGGCTAGCACCACATTCGTTGACCACTGATGATTTGGAAGAACAAAAAGCCAATCGCAAATATTTAGAAGGCTGGATGAATCGATTTACAAAATCTCGGATTCGACAGGCTAATGCCTAG
- a CDS encoding ABC transporter ATP-binding protein: MDTDVVVAQVVFEDVYKSFPARKGDRTANTTSVEPSLISTTPTQTTSESDTKNDTVTVLRRINFSVDDGEFMVLVGPSGCGKSTLLRLIAGLEDLTGGSIRIGDRKINHLPPKARDIAMVFQSYALYPHMSVYNNLAFGLRRTQSQRDHKRRSISASLRRKLESGLVSATRILPKSLRYRSKREKLIEQTVNQVAEVLQIETLLDRLPKQLSGGQKQRVALGRAMAREPQVFLMDEPLSNLDAKLRTQTRAQIVKLQRQLGTTTVYVTHDQTEAMTMGDRIAVMNAGQIQQIASPLDLYNQPINRFVAQFIGSPPMNFISVHVKSPRSLQHTQFTLTLPEVWETVLQNYQGRTLTLGIRPEHLDLASPNSSNIPTQVELVEALGHETFLSLQLTQNHQMAHSPAPLIARINPYQQVSLGEQLWFSIQLDKIHLFDEQTEAAIRPSHSPAPIH, from the coding sequence ATGGATACCGATGTTGTCGTGGCTCAGGTTGTCTTTGAGGATGTCTATAAAAGTTTCCCGGCTCGTAAAGGCGATCGCACAGCCAATACCACGTCCGTTGAGCCCAGTTTAATATCAACAACACCGACCCAGACTACATCTGAGAGCGATACCAAAAACGATACCGTTACCGTATTGCGCCGCATCAATTTTTCCGTTGACGATGGAGAGTTTATGGTGCTGGTGGGACCATCGGGATGCGGCAAAAGCACGCTCTTACGACTGATTGCAGGTTTGGAGGACTTAACTGGGGGCAGTATCAGGATTGGCGATCGCAAAATCAATCACCTCCCCCCTAAAGCCCGAGACATTGCCATGGTATTTCAGAGCTATGCCCTTTATCCCCATATGAGCGTCTACAACAATTTGGCCTTTGGCCTCCGTCGCACCCAATCTCAACGAGATCATAAACGGCGTTCTATTTCTGCATCTCTCCGTAGAAAACTCGAATCTGGCTTGGTATCCGCCACCCGAATTCTACCCAAGTCCCTTAGATATCGTTCGAAACGAGAAAAATTAATTGAGCAGACCGTTAATCAAGTCGCCGAAGTCTTACAAATTGAGACTTTATTAGATCGCCTACCCAAGCAACTCTCCGGGGGACAAAAGCAGCGGGTTGCCTTGGGGCGAGCCATGGCCCGTGAGCCCCAGGTTTTTTTGATGGATGAACCTCTGTCCAACCTGGATGCCAAGCTGCGAACTCAAACCCGAGCTCAGATCGTCAAGCTACAGCGACAGCTAGGAACGACAACGGTTTATGTCACCCATGACCAAACGGAAGCCATGACCATGGGGGATCGAATTGCGGTTATGAATGCCGGACAAATTCAGCAAATTGCCAGTCCTTTAGACCTGTATAACCAGCCGATCAACCGATTTGTGGCCCAGTTCATCGGTTCTCCCCCCATGAACTTTATCTCCGTTCATGTGAAGTCGCCTCGCAGCTTACAGCACACACAATTCACCCTCACCTTGCCAGAAGTATGGGAAACGGTTCTCCAAAACTATCAAGGCCGAACCCTCACCTTGGGGATTCGCCCAGAACATCTGGATTTGGCCTCTCCGAACTCTAGCAATATTCCCACCCAGGTCGAACTGGTTGAGGCATTAGGCCACGAGACCTTTCTCTCTTTACAGTTGACTCAGAACCATCAAATGGCCCATTCACCTGCCCCATTGATTGCCCGCATTAATCCCTATCAACAAGTCAGCCTTGGCGAACAGTTATGGTTCTCGATTCAACTGGACAAGATTCATTTGTTTGATGAACAGACCGAAGCGGCAATCCGCCCCAGCCATTCACCAGCCCCAATCCATTAA
- a CDS encoding DUF3146 family protein, whose translation MCALPRTTAHVRITHQSWQQGQIEGEVAASNYLWQFQWCFRQGELKVTPSLGRALIKEPLGRFLEQQDYRLEPGGDYSFTLRCKI comes from the coding sequence GTGTGTGCCCTTCCCCGAACCACTGCCCATGTCCGTATTACTCACCAATCCTGGCAACAGGGACAGATTGAAGGCGAAGTTGCTGCCAGCAATTATCTTTGGCAGTTTCAATGGTGCTTCCGACAAGGTGAGTTAAAGGTTACCCCTTCCCTAGGCCGAGCCTTGATTAAAGAGCCATTGGGCCGGTTCCTCGAACAGCAGGATTATCGATTAGAACCTGGTGGTGACTATTCTTTTACATTGCGCTGCAAAATTTAG
- a CDS encoding alpha/beta fold hydrolase, protein MTTESSGWQHQFIQTNKIRLHYVTQGEGDLVILLHGFPEFWYSWRYQLPVLARHFKVVVPDLRGYNDSDKPSSGYDIDTLTEDIVGLIQNLGYRCAHIVGHDTGGMIAWNLAQKFPQYLQNLVLLNAPHPQRLFREFSSNLDQLRRSWYLLAFQIPGLPEWLIQSNLRQFLQDWFQKQAIRKAAFSSETLGIYQAALEKRGVLSAAINYYRQLLSPQDWLSNSDGKLLPIQVPTLVLWGEDDTVLSPKLALGFERFVQAPFRLKFVPECGHWIQQEVPKIVNRELLDFLRQSKPAFS, encoded by the coding sequence ATGACCACTGAGAGTTCTGGCTGGCAACACCAGTTTATCCAAACTAATAAAATTCGGCTCCACTACGTCACCCAAGGTGAAGGCGATTTAGTTATTCTTCTCCATGGATTTCCTGAGTTTTGGTACTCTTGGCGATACCAACTCCCTGTCTTAGCCCGTCACTTCAAGGTTGTGGTTCCTGATCTACGGGGGTATAACGATTCTGACAAACCTTCTAGCGGCTATGACATCGACACCCTCACCGAGGATATTGTTGGTCTCATTCAGAACTTAGGCTATCGCTGCGCTCATATTGTGGGCCATGACACCGGCGGTATGATTGCCTGGAATTTGGCTCAAAAATTCCCTCAATATTTACAGAACTTAGTTCTCCTGAATGCACCTCATCCCCAGCGATTATTCCGGGAGTTTTCTAGCAACCTCGATCAGCTGCGGCGGAGCTGGTATCTGTTGGCGTTTCAAATCCCTGGGTTGCCAGAATGGTTAATTCAATCAAACCTGCGCCAATTCCTTCAGGACTGGTTTCAGAAACAAGCCATTCGTAAAGCAGCCTTCTCCTCCGAGACCTTAGGCATTTATCAGGCTGCTCTGGAAAAGCGGGGCGTCTTGTCTGCAGCGATTAACTATTATCGGCAGTTGCTATCTCCCCAAGACTGGTTATCCAACTCGGATGGCAAACTCTTGCCGATTCAAGTCCCTACTTTGGTGTTGTGGGGGGAAGATGACACAGTTTTGAGTCCGAAGTTAGCATTGGGTTTTGAGCGGTTTGTACAGGCCCCATTTCGCCTCAAATTCGTCCCCGAATGCGGCCATTGGATCCAGCAGGAAGTACCCAAAATTGTGAATCGAGAACTGTTAGATTTTCTACGTCAGAGCAAGCCAGCTTTTAGCTAA
- the aroB gene encoding 3-dehydroquinate synthase, giving the protein MQQTFIPVPLPQQTYQIAIASGGLTQLGPWLQDRSLQSVKLGQKVLIVSNPQIWKHYGDIVQDSLAKAGFQVEHFLLPAGERYKTPRSIQKIYDYALDLKLERSSTLVALGGGVIGDMTGFAAATWLRGINFVQVPTSLLAMVDASIGGKTGVNHPKGKNLIGAFYQPRLVLIDPDTLTTLASREFRAGMAEVIKYGVIWDLELFERLESCDRTHQYRYMPTEILTEILTRSAQAKADVVTQDEKEAGLRAILNYGHTIGHAIESLTGYRLFNHGEAVALGMVAAADIAVQLDWWPAEDAQRQHQLIQKTGLPTELPADFAIESVADVLLTDKKVKDGKVRFILPTQLSEVKITDQVPGQVIVRALKGMKVS; this is encoded by the coding sequence ATGCAGCAGACATTTATTCCCGTCCCTTTACCGCAACAGACGTATCAAATTGCGATCGCATCCGGTGGCCTCACCCAACTAGGCCCCTGGCTCCAAGATCGATCCCTGCAGTCGGTGAAGCTGGGACAGAAGGTCCTGATAGTTTCTAACCCTCAGATTTGGAAACATTACGGGGATATTGTTCAAGACTCTTTAGCCAAGGCAGGCTTCCAGGTTGAGCATTTTCTCTTACCAGCGGGCGAACGCTACAAAACGCCTCGCTCTATTCAAAAGATTTACGATTATGCCCTTGACCTTAAACTAGAACGATCTTCCACCCTAGTCGCCCTTGGGGGAGGGGTAATTGGCGATATGACTGGTTTTGCAGCGGCTACTTGGTTACGCGGCATTAACTTTGTCCAAGTTCCCACCAGTTTATTGGCAATGGTGGATGCCTCAATTGGAGGTAAAACAGGCGTCAATCACCCTAAGGGTAAGAACTTGATTGGTGCCTTCTATCAGCCCCGGTTGGTGTTGATCGATCCCGATACCTTAACAACTTTGGCCAGTCGAGAATTTAGGGCGGGGATGGCTGAGGTGATTAAATATGGCGTGATTTGGGATTTGGAGCTATTTGAGCGGTTGGAGAGTTGCGATCGCACCCATCAATACCGCTACATGCCCACAGAAATCCTCACGGAAATTCTCACCCGGTCCGCTCAAGCCAAAGCGGATGTCGTCACCCAAGATGAGAAAGAAGCGGGGCTTCGTGCCATCCTCAACTACGGCCATACCATTGGCCATGCCATTGAAAGCCTAACGGGTTACCGACTCTTCAATCACGGTGAGGCCGTTGCTTTGGGCATGGTGGCTGCTGCCGATATCGCCGTCCAGCTGGATTGGTGGCCTGCTGAAGACGCCCAACGCCAGCATCAACTGATTCAGAAAACAGGATTACCCACTGAGCTACCTGCTGACTTTGCCATCGAATCCGTGGCAGATGTGCTGCTGACGGACAAAAAAGTCAAAGATGGCAAAGTCCGGTTTATCTTGCCCACTCAATTGAGTGAGGTCAAAATTACGGACCAGGTGCCGGGTCAGGTGATCGTCAGGGCCTTAAAAGGAATGAAGGTTAGCTAA